In Acidimicrobiales bacterium, a single genomic region encodes these proteins:
- a CDS encoding MFS transporter — protein sequence MLTVRGGVLSRGGFRTLLIGQGVSSLGDWMATIAFMALALALTGDSAAVAGILVLRLAPAAIAGPLTARIVPRWNRRNTMLAMDALRAGAIALVPFVHALWWIYLWAFVVEAASLVFLPARDASIPDLVEDEDLPLANGLILGSSYGTIPLGAAAFALVSLLAAGSVSTSSPRGVGPTFWVDAATYVVSFALLSRIRGLGAAPSRAVRPLEDDLPRGFLSAFRIPLVRAVAPAALSVALGVGALFSLGIVFVRGVLHATDIQFGVLIALFGAGAAIGLVVLRRLRFHGMTSVLWCVAGQGVVIAAMSLSPGVPLAYLGATAFGGFTAACLAGAMSLLQESLDGEQRVLAFAAFHVVIRVGLTVAALGAGVAADRLEGVRWPVLGMLPPARVVLMCSGLFVVASAVVTWFRLRQRPVDIGRSEEVAGVAVALPDYPLAGPGPTPAFSDKDPSEATSFVPPRRPPGV from the coding sequence GTGCTCACCGTGAGAGGTGGGGTGCTGAGTCGCGGCGGCTTTCGCACGCTCCTCATCGGCCAGGGAGTGTCGTCGCTCGGCGACTGGATGGCCACGATCGCCTTCATGGCCTTGGCCCTGGCGCTGACGGGCGACTCGGCTGCCGTCGCTGGCATTCTCGTACTGCGCCTGGCGCCAGCGGCGATCGCGGGTCCTCTCACGGCTCGGATCGTGCCCCGATGGAACCGCCGCAACACCATGCTCGCCATGGACGCCCTGCGGGCTGGTGCGATCGCCCTGGTCCCGTTCGTCCACGCTCTCTGGTGGATCTACCTCTGGGCCTTCGTGGTGGAGGCGGCCAGCCTGGTGTTCCTGCCAGCGCGCGATGCGTCGATCCCCGACCTCGTCGAGGATGAGGACCTGCCCCTGGCCAACGGCCTGATCCTCGGGTCGTCCTACGGGACCATCCCGCTCGGCGCGGCGGCGTTCGCCCTCGTATCGCTGTTGGCGGCCGGTAGCGTCAGCACCTCTTCGCCCCGGGGGGTGGGGCCGACATTCTGGGTGGATGCCGCCACCTACGTCGTCTCGTTCGCCCTGCTGAGCCGGATCCGGGGACTGGGCGCGGCACCGTCCCGTGCCGTTCGACCGCTCGAGGACGACCTGCCGAGAGGGTTCCTCTCGGCCTTTCGGATCCCACTCGTGCGGGCGGTGGCGCCAGCTGCGCTGTCCGTCGCCTTGGGCGTGGGCGCCCTCTTCTCCCTCGGGATCGTCTTCGTGCGCGGCGTGCTGCACGCCACCGACATCCAGTTCGGTGTGCTCATCGCCCTGTTCGGGGCGGGCGCGGCCATCGGCCTGGTCGTGCTTCGCCGACTCCGTTTCCACGGCATGACATCGGTGCTCTGGTGTGTCGCCGGCCAGGGAGTCGTCATCGCCGCGATGAGCCTGTCCCCGGGTGTGCCGCTCGCGTACCTCGGCGCCACTGCCTTCGGGGGGTTCACCGCCGCCTGCCTGGCGGGCGCCATGAGCCTGCTCCAGGAGAGCCTCGACGGCGAGCAGCGGGTCCTCGCCTTCGCCGCCTTCCACGTGGTGATACGGGTGGGTTTGACCGTTGCCGCCCTCGGTGCTGGGGTGGCCGCGGATCGGCTCGAGGGTGTGAGGTGGCCGGTCCTCGGCATGCTGCCGCCCGCCCGGGTGGTGCTGATGTGCTCGGGTCTGTTCGTCGTCGCCTCGGCTGTCGTCACCTGGTTCAGGTTGCGACAGCGGCCGGTCGACATCGGTCGGAGCGAAGAGGTCGCGGGCGTCGCGGTGGCTCTGCCCGACTACCCGCTCGCTGGCCCCGGGCCCACCCCAGCGTTCTCCGACAAAGATCCCTCCGAAGCGACCTCCTTCGTGCCACCCCGTCGGCCGCCGGGCGTGTGA
- a CDS encoding alpha/beta fold hydrolase: MSERVASLRSLVLIRPELEQIHLDGSVEDTVLLTADGVHLSARWWRRPGRARAAVVLVHGFGASKEDGGIRALAADLHGAGFDVLTYDARGHGASEGNCSVGGDERLDVAAAVALAADGGQPVVLVGVSMGAIAVFCYVGSMAAEDRSSRVAPAGGGESPIAGVVAVSAPARWRMSPSLVGLAILGLTRTKVGRWFMLHRLGVRINIGWALPDPPLSAIGQVGVPVAVVHGRRDRLIRAGEARLLFDGAAEPRRLDVVARMGHGIDDAAREAVVSAIDWVMGIPSGEVPAVNG; encoded by the coding sequence GTGTCCGAGCGGGTCGCGTCGCTTCGTAGCCTCGTACTGATCAGGCCGGAGCTGGAGCAGATCCACTTGGACGGCTCGGTCGAGGACACTGTGCTCCTGACCGCCGACGGTGTGCACCTGAGTGCCCGCTGGTGGCGACGTCCGGGCCGGGCGCGGGCGGCAGTCGTCCTGGTTCACGGCTTTGGCGCGTCGAAGGAGGACGGCGGGATACGGGCGCTCGCAGCCGATCTGCACGGGGCCGGCTTCGATGTGCTCACCTACGACGCGCGTGGCCATGGCGCCTCGGAGGGCAACTGCTCTGTGGGGGGTGACGAGCGCCTGGACGTCGCCGCCGCCGTAGCCTTGGCCGCCGACGGTGGCCAGCCCGTGGTGCTGGTGGGTGTCTCCATGGGCGCCATCGCTGTCTTCTGCTATGTCGGTTCGATGGCTGCCGAGGATCGGTCGTCGCGGGTGGCGCCGGCAGGCGGTGGCGAGTCGCCGATCGCCGGTGTGGTCGCGGTCAGCGCCCCGGCGCGGTGGCGAATGTCGCCCAGCCTCGTCGGACTCGCGATCCTCGGCCTAACCAGGACCAAGGTCGGGCGCTGGTTCATGCTCCACCGACTCGGGGTGCGGATCAACATCGGCTGGGCGCTTCCCGACCCCCCGCTCTCGGCCATCGGCCAGGTCGGCGTGCCGGTGGCGGTGGTCCACGGCCGCCGTGACCGTCTGATCCGGGCGGGGGAGGCCCGTCTGCTGTTCGACGGGGCCGCCGAGCCCCGCCGCCTCGATGTGGTCGCCCGCATGGGCCACGGGATCGACGATGCGGCCCGTGAGGCCGTGGTCAGCGCGATCGACTGGGTGATGGGCATCCCGAGCGGCGAGGTTCCCGCCGTCAACGGCTAG
- a CDS encoding DegV family protein, which translates to MAVAVITDSAAALDKGLVERLDITVVPMQLTIGGTTYPDNQVTLEEVVRRIDEGVHTSGPAPGAFGEAIETRQSGDGVVVLTVSERMSGTHKAALLAAESSGGQVQVIDTATAAGAEGLVVLAAAEAARNGEPLDEVVTRARLVSSRVRLVAAVDTLKYLVRSGRLPDIAGRAGTYLGLRPLFEFQHGGIRPLRPSLSRDAALEQLLNHWRRSKVRGAPLHVAALHAAEPESAQRMMDVVRSEVEPATAFVGSFGPVMIVHTGPLTGLAWWWG; encoded by the coding sequence ATGGCCGTAGCCGTCATCACCGACAGTGCCGCTGCCCTGGACAAGGGCCTGGTCGAGCGGCTCGATATCACCGTGGTGCCGATGCAGCTGACCATCGGGGGCACCACCTACCCCGACAATCAGGTCACCCTCGAGGAGGTCGTGCGCCGGATCGACGAAGGTGTGCACACCTCGGGGCCGGCACCGGGAGCCTTCGGCGAGGCCATCGAAACGCGCCAGTCAGGTGACGGCGTGGTGGTGCTCACGGTCTCCGAGCGTATGAGCGGCACCCACAAGGCCGCCCTGCTGGCGGCCGAGTCGTCCGGCGGGCAGGTGCAGGTCATCGACACCGCCACGGCCGCCGGCGCCGAGGGCCTGGTCGTGCTGGCCGCGGCGGAGGCCGCCCGGAACGGGGAGCCCCTCGACGAGGTGGTGACGAGAGCCCGCCTCGTGAGCAGCCGGGTCCGTCTCGTCGCCGCTGTCGACACGCTCAAGTACCTCGTTCGCAGCGGGCGCCTCCCCGACATCGCCGGACGGGCCGGCACCTACCTGGGCCTGCGGCCCCTGTTCGAGTTCCAGCACGGCGGCATCCGCCCGCTGCGGCCCTCCCTCAGCCGTGACGCCGCCCTCGAGCAGTTGTTGAACCACTGGCGGCGGTCCAAGGTCCGAGGTGCCCCGCTGCACGTCGCCGCCCTGCACGCCGCCGAGCCCGAGTCCGCGCAGCGCATGATGGACGTGGTGCGCTCCGAGGTTGAGCCGGCGACAGCCTTCGTCGGCTCCTTCGGGCCCGTGATGATCGTCCACACCGGCCCGCTCACGGGGTTGGCGTGGTGGTGGGGATAG
- a CDS encoding glycerol-3-phosphate acyltransferase, whose protein sequence is MSVAAVAGNADGVRRDDFPPWSVVAAAFLAGSVPFSNLAARRLRGVDLRTTGSGTVSGTSLYRVAGFGPLAVVGCLELAKGAVGPVLAGSRRPELGAGAAGLGVAGHNWSPFLAGAGGRGISPALGGLLVMAPEGAAVLGAGLAGGRLSGHTALGSFLAMLGLAPVLAATRGRRGAWMGVAIVIPLLAKRLLGNGPPEGRSRLGTYLCRLVLDRDILR, encoded by the coding sequence TTGTCTGTCGCCGCCGTGGCCGGGAATGCTGATGGGGTGCGCCGGGACGACTTCCCCCCCTGGTCCGTCGTCGCTGCGGCCTTCCTGGCCGGATCCGTCCCGTTCTCCAATCTCGCCGCCCGCCGACTCCGGGGAGTCGACCTGCGGACCACCGGCTCCGGCACCGTCTCGGGCACCTCGCTCTACCGCGTGGCGGGCTTCGGTCCGCTCGCCGTCGTCGGTTGCCTCGAGCTTGCCAAGGGCGCCGTAGGACCGGTCCTCGCCGGGAGCCGCCGCCCCGAGCTCGGGGCCGGGGCAGCCGGGCTCGGCGTGGCCGGCCACAACTGGTCGCCCTTCCTGGCTGGTGCCGGCGGCCGCGGAATCTCCCCGGCGCTGGGCGGTCTCCTGGTGATGGCGCCCGAGGGCGCGGCAGTTCTGGGAGCCGGGCTGGCAGGCGGTAGGCTGAGCGGGCACACGGCGCTGGGGAGTTTTCTGGCGATGCTGGGGCTAGCCCCGGTGTTGGCCGCGACCCGGGGTCGAAGGGGAGCTTGGATGGGTGTGGCAATCGTCATCCCACTCCTGGCCAAGCGCCTCCTCGGCAACGGGCCACCCGAGGGCCGTTCGCGACTTGGTACCTACCTCTGTCGCCTGGTTCTTGACCGGGACATACTGAGGTGA
- a CDS encoding VC0807 family protein: MPGLVESTVGPVALFYVMLSLLGLRGALLATVAFSYVALGRRVVTGRPIPGLLVMACALLTMRTALAMATGSAFVYFLQPTLGTFLVAGAFLVSVPAGRPLAERLAQDFCPLDPALLRQPFVRKFFLRVSLLWTFVFLSNATLTLWLLLTYSVKSFVLLKTAASLIAIVTAILVSTMWFRRAMHGEGFSLHWSSRTKPTTVGLPS; this comes from the coding sequence TTGCCGGGCTTGGTGGAGAGCACGGTGGGCCCGGTGGCGTTGTTCTACGTGATGCTCTCGCTGCTCGGCCTGCGCGGCGCACTGCTGGCCACGGTGGCCTTTTCCTACGTCGCACTGGGCCGGCGGGTTGTGACAGGTCGGCCCATACCGGGGCTGCTCGTGATGGCCTGTGCACTGCTCACCATGCGAACAGCGCTGGCCATGGCCACCGGCAGCGCCTTTGTCTACTTCCTACAGCCGACCCTGGGGACCTTCCTGGTCGCCGGCGCCTTCCTCGTCTCGGTCCCGGCCGGACGCCCGCTGGCCGAGCGCCTGGCCCAGGACTTCTGCCCCCTGGACCCCGCCCTGTTGCGTCAGCCTTTCGTCCGCAAGTTCTTCCTGCGGGTGTCGCTCCTGTGGACGTTCGTGTTCCTGAGCAACGCCACTCTGACGCTCTGGCTGCTGCTCACCTACTCGGTGAAGTCCTTCGTCCTGCTGAAGACGGCAGCGTCGTTGATCGCCATCGTCACGGCCATCCTGGTGTCGACGATGTGGTTCCGGCGAGCCATGCACGGCGAGGGATTCAGCCTCCACTGGTCGTCGCGGACCAAGCCGACGACGGTGGGGCTACCCTCCTGA
- a CDS encoding DUF2505 family protein, translated as MRFSVEQSIAAPRDAVEAAFLDPGFYAALGELSGIRPPEVVERRVEGPDSKLVHLRVQYAFAGNLSGPARAVLDPDRLTWVDHSTFDRAAHRIEFEIVPDHYEDRLQCAGWYQFEPSGEHATRQLIGGDLRVRYPIVGGLVERAIIVGMRQHLDEEARILERWLRDSGAIASDTG; from the coding sequence GTGCGTTTCTCCGTCGAGCAGTCGATCGCCGCGCCCCGCGACGCCGTGGAGGCCGCCTTCCTCGACCCTGGCTTCTACGCCGCGCTCGGTGAGCTCTCCGGCATTCGGCCCCCGGAGGTCGTGGAGCGCCGCGTCGAAGGACCAGACAGCAAGCTCGTGCATCTCCGGGTGCAGTACGCCTTTGCGGGCAACCTCTCGGGTCCCGCACGAGCCGTGCTCGACCCCGACCGCCTCACATGGGTCGACCATTCGACGTTCGATCGGGCCGCGCACCGCATCGAGTTCGAGATCGTGCCCGATCACTACGAGGACCGTCTGCAGTGTGCAGGTTGGTACCAGTTCGAGCCGAGTGGCGAGCACGCCACCCGCCAACTGATCGGGGGCGATCTGCGGGTGCGGTACCCGATCGTGGGTGGGCTGGTCGAGCGGGCGATCATCGTCGGGATGCGCCAGCACCTCGATGAAGAGGCCCGGATCCTCGAACGCTGGCTGCGGGACAGCGGCGCCATCGCCAGCGATACCGGATAG
- a CDS encoding tyrosine-type recombinase/integrase, with protein sequence MTWHLDSFSRSLTGAAPGTVEAYGRDLAAFVTWAERGGLRGPDVIDRLLLRRYLAYLSTRGYARNTIARKAAALRRYFGWLRRSGSLPSDPARRLSAPAGEDRLPRVLTRTEVEAMLDTPVARADAVPEAVRRRDDAVLELLYGSGLRVSELTGLDLGDVDLPSGIVVVWGKGSKQRRVPMHAACVEALRAWLEQGREALVRPSSPADAIFLNARGNRLGPRDVRRILDRRSRVPTHPHALRHSFATHLLDGGADLRVVQELLGHATLETTQVYTHVSKDHLVTVYEKTHPRA encoded by the coding sequence GTGACTTGGCATCTCGACTCGTTCTCGCGTTCGCTCACCGGGGCCGCACCCGGCACCGTCGAGGCCTATGGCAGGGACCTGGCCGCGTTCGTGACCTGGGCCGAGCGAGGAGGCCTTCGCGGCCCCGACGTGATCGATCGCCTGCTGCTTCGGCGGTACCTCGCCTACCTCTCCACCCGCGGGTACGCCCGCAACACGATCGCCCGCAAGGCGGCAGCCCTGCGTCGCTACTTCGGCTGGCTCCGCCGGAGCGGCTCGTTGCCGTCGGATCCCGCCCGGCGACTGTCGGCACCGGCCGGCGAGGACCGGCTCCCCCGGGTGCTGACCCGCACGGAGGTCGAGGCCATGCTGGACACGCCGGTAGCCCGGGCCGACGCCGTCCCCGAGGCCGTGCGGCGTCGCGACGACGCCGTGCTCGAGCTTCTCTACGGCAGCGGGCTTCGGGTCTCGGAGCTGACGGGCCTCGACCTCGGCGACGTCGACCTGCCCTCGGGGATCGTCGTGGTCTGGGGAAAGGGGTCCAAGCAGCGACGGGTGCCCATGCACGCCGCCTGCGTCGAAGCCCTCCGGGCCTGGTTGGAGCAGGGCCGTGAGGCGTTGGTCCGCCCCAGCTCTCCGGCCGATGCCATCTTCCTCAACGCCAGGGGGAACCGCCTGGGACCGCGTGACGTCCGGCGCATCCTGGACCGCCGGTCGAGGGTTCCGACCCATCCCCATGCCCTCCGGCACAGCTTCGCGACCCACCTGCTCGACGGGGGCGCGGATCTTCGGGTCGTCCAGGAGCTGCTCGGCCACGCCACCCTGGAGACGACCCAGGTGTACACCCACGTGAGCAAGGATCACCTGGTCACCGTGTACGAGAAGACCCACCCCCGAGCGTGA
- the rpsB gene encoding 30S ribosomal protein S2, whose translation MAVVTMKQLLEAGVHFGHQTRRWNPKMRRFIFGERNGIYIIDLNQTLKRIEVAYSYVRDLVAGDGTVLFVGTKKQTQDAISSYANECGMPYINERWLGGMLTNFATISGRVKKMQEYERMKAAGDFDAMPKKEALILSRELDKLQRNLGGIRTMSRLPDAIFVIDTKKEHIAVTEANKLGLPILAVVDTNCDPDIIQYVIPGNDDAIRAGTLMCRIVADAVKEGSFIASRGGAAAAGGSPPAPDPAAEDRRAREQVEARRQAAVQQQEREARLAEQGRSRSRSPEPAPSPAPAPGPAPAPSPAPAPSPAPAASPADTSQASAPSAPDGAASEAPAQSPAPQSTATQSAGTPAQEQ comes from the coding sequence GTGGCCGTCGTGACCATGAAGCAGTTGCTAGAGGCCGGGGTGCACTTCGGCCACCAGACCCGGCGCTGGAACCCGAAGATGCGTCGTTTCATCTTCGGCGAGCGCAACGGCATCTACATCATCGACCTCAATCAGACGCTGAAGCGCATCGAGGTCGCCTATTCCTATGTCCGGGACCTCGTGGCCGGCGACGGGACGGTGTTGTTCGTCGGGACGAAGAAGCAGACCCAGGACGCCATCTCGTCGTACGCCAACGAGTGCGGGATGCCGTACATCAACGAGCGGTGGCTCGGCGGCATGCTCACCAACTTCGCCACCATCAGCGGGCGGGTGAAGAAGATGCAGGAGTACGAGCGCATGAAGGCGGCCGGTGATTTCGACGCCATGCCGAAGAAGGAGGCCCTCATCCTCAGCCGGGAGCTCGACAAGCTCCAGCGCAACCTGGGCGGCATCCGCACCATGAGCCGGCTGCCCGACGCCATCTTCGTCATCGACACCAAGAAGGAGCACATCGCCGTCACCGAGGCGAACAAGCTCGGCCTGCCGATCCTCGCGGTCGTCGACACCAACTGCGACCCCGACATCATCCAGTACGTCATCCCGGGCAACGACGACGCCATCAGGGCCGGCACCCTCATGTGCCGGATCGTGGCCGACGCCGTCAAGGAGGGCAGCTTCATCGCCTCTCGGGGCGGCGCGGCGGCCGCGGGCGGATCCCCTCCCGCGCCCGACCCGGCGGCGGAGGATCGGCGAGCCCGCGAGCAGGTGGAGGCGCGCCGCCAGGCCGCGGTGCAGCAACAGGAGCGCGAGGCCCGGCTGGCCGAGCAGGGTCGCAGCCGCTCCCGGAGCCCCGAGCCGGCCCCCAGCCCCGCGCCGGCCCCCGGCCCCGCGCCAGCGCCCAGCCCCGCGCCGGCCCCCAGCCCGGCGCCGGCAGCCAGCCCCGCCGACACCTCCCAGGCCAGCGCACCATCAGCGCCCGATGGAGCGGCGTCCGAGGCGCCGGCCCAGTCTCCAGCCCCCCAGTCCACAGCGACTCAGTCCGCCGGCACCCCGGCCCAGGAGCAGTAG
- the tsf gene encoding translation elongation factor Ts — protein sequence MPEFTAKDVQALRRATGAGMLDARRALEETDGDAERARRWLREQGLASSGRRSDRPSSQGAVSVVVDGPGAIVELRCETDFVAKSAEFVRLVEELTQAVATKGEEAAGERQGDVDELNVTLKENISVGRVVRFLPAEGAILDSYLHLQNGRGVNAVLVEMEGGTKELAHEVAVHVAFARPTYLAREDVPASEVETERATIESISRKEGKPEAALPKIVEGRLTGWFKERCLLEQPYVRDEKRTVAQLVGEARVTRFAQVEVGA from the coding sequence ATGCCCGAATTCACAGCCAAGGACGTGCAAGCCCTCCGTCGGGCGACCGGCGCCGGCATGCTCGATGCCAGGCGCGCCCTGGAGGAGACCGACGGGGACGCCGAGAGAGCCAGGCGCTGGCTGCGGGAGCAGGGTCTGGCCAGCTCCGGCCGCCGGAGCGACCGTCCCAGCTCCCAGGGCGCCGTATCAGTGGTGGTCGACGGGCCTGGCGCGATCGTCGAGCTGCGGTGCGAGACGGACTTCGTGGCCAAGTCGGCCGAGTTCGTGCGCCTGGTCGAGGAGCTCACCCAGGCAGTGGCGACCAAGGGTGAAGAGGCTGCGGGCGAGCGACAGGGCGACGTCGACGAGCTCAACGTGACGCTCAAGGAGAACATCAGCGTCGGCCGGGTCGTGCGCTTCCTCCCCGCAGAAGGGGCGATCCTGGACAGCTACCTCCACCTCCAGAACGGGAGGGGGGTCAATGCCGTCCTGGTGGAGATGGAGGGTGGCACGAAGGAGCTCGCCCACGAGGTCGCCGTCCACGTCGCCTTCGCCCGACCCACGTACCTGGCCCGCGAGGATGTCCCAGCGAGCGAGGTCGAGACCGAGCGCGCGACCATCGAGAGCATCAGCCGCAAGGAGGGAAAGCCCGAGGCGGCTCTGCCCAAGATCGTGGAGGGTCGGCTCACGGGCTGGTTCAAGGAGCGGTGCCTGCTGGAGCAGCCCTATGTACGGGACGAGAAGCGCACGGTCGCCCAGCTGGTCGGCGAGGCGAGGGTGACCCGCTTCGCCCAGGTGGAGGTCGGGGCCTGA
- the pyrH gene encoding UMP kinase has translation MLHSRQQPASPRWRRVVLKISGEALASSASDETIDGVVVERIATEIAAARADLQVELAVVVGGGNIWRGTTGAGTGMDRATSDYMGMLATVINALALQDAIERQGQPTRVLSAIEMAEVAEPYIRRRAMRHLEKGRVVIFAAGMGNPYFTTDTPAALRAAEIEADAILKGTHSGVDGVYSADPKVDQDAVRFDRISFMDVISRDLKIMDLTAVTFCKDNGLPILVFDLMSEGNIGRALSGEPIGTLIT, from the coding sequence GTGCTCCACTCCCGCCAGCAGCCCGCCTCTCCGCGCTGGCGACGTGTGGTACTGAAGATCTCCGGGGAGGCGCTGGCCAGCTCGGCGTCCGACGAGACGATCGACGGCGTGGTCGTCGAGCGCATCGCGACCGAGATCGCCGCCGCCCGCGCTGACCTCCAGGTCGAGCTGGCGGTGGTGGTCGGGGGCGGCAACATCTGGCGAGGGACAACCGGCGCCGGCACGGGGATGGACCGCGCCACTTCCGACTACATGGGCATGCTGGCCACGGTGATCAACGCCCTGGCCCTCCAGGACGCCATCGAGCGACAGGGCCAACCGACGAGGGTCCTCTCGGCCATCGAGATGGCCGAGGTCGCCGAGCCCTATATCCGCCGGCGGGCCATGCGGCACCTGGAGAAGGGACGGGTCGTCATCTTTGCGGCCGGGATGGGGAACCCGTACTTCACGACCGACACCCCGGCGGCCCTCAGGGCCGCCGAGATCGAGGCTGACGCCATACTCAAGGGCACCCACTCCGGCGTCGACGGCGTCTACAGCGCCGACCCCAAGGTCGACCAGGATGCCGTCCGCTTCGACCGGATCTCGTTCATGGACGTGATCTCTCGTGACCTCAAGATCATGGATCTCACCGCCGTGACCTTCTGCAAGGACAACGGTCTGCCCATCCTCGTCTTCGACCTCATGAGCGAGGGAAACATCGGTCGCGCCCTTTCGGGGGAGCCGATCGGTACGCTTATCACGTGA
- the frr gene encoding ribosome recycling factor — translation MDDSLVGAALDEAREKMGKAVGHTQTEFGGVRTGRATPTLVEKLKVEYYGSEVPLQQLAGFSVPDARLLVISPYDKGSLKAIEKAILHSDLGITPSSDGQVIRLAFPPLTEERRRDLVKVVRHKAEEGKVATRNLRRAVRHELEALEHDGDISSDELDRAEKELEKVTHHYVAEIDRVLQHKEQELLDI, via the coding sequence ATGGACGATTCACTCGTCGGTGCCGCTCTGGACGAGGCCCGGGAGAAGATGGGCAAGGCGGTGGGCCACACGCAGACCGAGTTCGGCGGCGTTCGCACCGGGCGGGCGACGCCGACGCTGGTGGAGAAGCTCAAGGTCGAGTACTACGGCTCCGAGGTCCCCCTTCAGCAGCTGGCGGGATTCAGCGTGCCCGACGCCCGACTGCTCGTCATCTCGCCCTACGACAAGGGCTCTCTCAAGGCCATCGAGAAGGCCATCCTCCACTCGGATCTCGGGATCACCCCCTCGAGCGACGGGCAGGTGATCCGTCTGGCGTTCCCTCCGCTTACCGAGGAGCGGCGCAGAGATCTGGTCAAGGTCGTGCGCCACAAGGCCGAGGAGGGCAAGGTCGCGACCCGCAACCTGCGACGAGCGGTCCGCCACGAGTTGGAAGCGCTGGAGCATGATGGGGACATCTCCTCTGACGAACTCGACCGGGCCGAGAAGGAGCTCGAGAAGGTCACGCATCACTATGTGGCGGAGATCGACCGCGTTCTGCAGCACAAGGAGCAGGAGCTCCTCGACATCTGA
- a CDS encoding phosphatidate cytidylyltransferase: MDQSDETQGRAARPGPGDSIRIIGAEEAGSAAGVDLTQPLLSTVDSADRDSGGQGERPGGGAEDELNDWPSPPPRDDRAFDLSDLDDPEETGRFKSQPPPKAPPSRTGRQTPSTPASPRKDHPQRGDLTTRVLTGLGIGLAAIILFRLGSLTALVLVVLVVTVAAAELFGVLRRAGYRPATLVALVATVGILIGAYMKGEAAIPLVLGLVVVFTLLWYLVGVVRDRPTVNVAVTFLGFMWVGFLGSFAALLLDPRMFPNRHGVALLLGAAVTTVAYDVGSFLVGKRFGRHHLAPAISPNKTWEGLIGGTLASVLVGAVVVSQISPWTTTRGIALGLVVAVAAPLGDLCVSLLKRDIGVKDMGWILPGHGGVLDRVDALLFVVPATYYLVRLINFGG, translated from the coding sequence ATGGACCAGAGCGACGAGACACAGGGCCGAGCGGCGAGACCGGGTCCCGGCGACAGCATCCGTATCATCGGCGCCGAGGAAGCGGGCTCCGCGGCGGGTGTCGACCTCACCCAGCCGCTGTTGTCGACGGTGGACTCGGCCGATCGCGACTCCGGGGGTCAGGGGGAGAGACCGGGCGGGGGAGCCGAGGACGAGCTCAACGACTGGCCGAGCCCGCCGCCGCGAGACGACCGGGCGTTCGATCTCAGCGATCTCGACGACCCCGAGGAAACAGGTCGCTTCAAGAGCCAGCCACCGCCGAAGGCGCCGCCCTCGAGGACGGGCCGGCAGACGCCCTCGACGCCGGCGTCGCCCCGGAAGGATCATCCTCAGCGCGGCGATCTGACGACGCGGGTCCTGACCGGGCTGGGCATCGGGCTGGCCGCCATCATCCTGTTCAGGCTGGGCTCGCTCACGGCGCTGGTCCTTGTGGTGCTCGTCGTCACCGTGGCCGCGGCCGAGCTGTTCGGCGTCCTCCGCCGCGCCGGGTACCGTCCCGCCACCCTGGTGGCGCTGGTGGCGACGGTCGGGATACTGATCGGCGCCTACATGAAGGGCGAGGCTGCCATCCCCCTTGTACTGGGCCTGGTGGTGGTGTTCACCCTCCTCTGGTACCTCGTGGGCGTGGTGAGAGATCGGCCCACGGTCAACGTGGCAGTGACCTTCCTCGGCTTCATGTGGGTCGGGTTCCTCGGGTCGTTCGCCGCCCTCCTCCTGGACCCGAGAATGTTCCCCAACCGCCACGGCGTGGCGCTGCTCCTGGGCGCGGCGGTGACGACCGTCGCCTACGACGTGGGTAGCTTCCTCGTGGGTAAGAGGTTCGGCCGCCACCATCTCGCCCCCGCGATCAGCCCCAACAAGACCTGGGAGGGCTTGATCGGTGGCACCCTCGCCAGCGTGCTCGTGGGCGCCGTGGTCGTGAGCCAGATCAGCCCGTGGACAACGACGAGAGGCATCGCCCTGGGGCTGGTCGTGGCCGTGGCGGCGCCGCTGGGCGACCTGTGCGTGTCGTTGCTCAAGCGCGACATCGGGGTCAAGGACATGGGTTGGATCCTGCCCGGGCACGGCGGGGTGCTGGACCGGGTCGACGCGCTGCTCTTCGTCGTTCCCGCGACCTATTATCTGGTGCGCCTCATCAACTTCGGCGGGTAA